Genomic DNA from Nyctibius grandis isolate bNycGra1 chromosome Z, bNycGra1.pri, whole genome shotgun sequence:
TCGGTGCATTTCTTTGATCTATCCTACATGCAATTACAGCTCCAAAGGTGGGGGAAAGCAAGACAAGGTAGTGAATATTCTGAGTCCATCTTGAATAGTTCTTGGTTAGGAATAAACTGCATTTGTCCTTTGAGCATCTTCCACATATTTTTGAGGATAGGAAAAACTGGCAAGTAGCTGGCCcgtgaaggaaggaagggaatcACGCTTTAAAAGCCGTTGACAGACCTCTAAGTCAAGCTGAATCTCGGCTCAGGAAAATAGGTCACAACAGtcagttttcttaaaaactcattaaaaaattaGGTATTCTCTGTGGCAACTGTATAGATTTCAGCTATAGGAGCAAGTCCAAAGCATGCTTTACAGGGTCCTTTGAATCTCactaaagtgtttttctttttttaccttgaGGGAGAAGCCAGCAGCCAAAGCACAGGCTTCTTGTCTTTAACCCATCTGAAGAATATGTGAGGAGGAATACCTGTTCTATttaatttctggtttatttCGTCATGAAGGATAGATAGATTTGGATCATATCTGATTTTTGTAGTCCTGGCTAAACAGTAAACTGAAGCTTTCTGTATAACTAACATGAAATTTGATCACTTGCTTCTACATGGAGggtttaagaagaaaaggaagctaAGTCTGTTTATTCATTAATGTATAACTCTGTTAATACTTACTGAGGGAACTAAGGCTAAAGATTAATGTTCCTCTGAACACATGAAAATTTGTAAGTAGCAGTACGAAAACAACAAGAGACTGGGAGAATCTTTTGAGTAAAGTTGTATATATTGTGAGCAAAAAGTACAGTACATTTGTATTTACAGCAAATGAATGATCTTCATTAGTATTGATCActaattcttcattttcaccCTGTTTAGCAATTCAGCATGCATATTAATGCACTGTCTCAGAACTGAATGAGTCGTGGGCAAAAGTCATGTTCCTCACATGTTTGCTGCTTCATATCTAGGTTTCAGAGGTCTAAGACATATTACTGCATAGAAACAGATATTGGTGAAATTCCCAATCATTTCAGTGGGATGCAAATGGACCCTTCCAATAGAGGCATTTTAACCAGGTCCCACCTGCCTTTCCTGATATCATTCCTGCTGCAGATGGGGAAGTTCTGGTTTATCTCAACTGAGACAGTGGGCAGCACATACTAGATGGATTCGGTCTCCAGACAGGGAACTGCCAAGAGGTTTCCATTTACCACATCAGCTCACTCGTAATTCTCATGGAGGAGAAGTAGATGTGGTCGTATCTAACTTCATAGTGTGGTCAGATCTAACTTCATAGTGTGGTCAGATCTAATTTCACTTTAGAAAACTTGACGTTACTATCTGaattatttcccaaatgtgattCTATCTACATATCCCACACCCTCACAGCAAATTATGTATCATCATGCTGAAAAACAAGAAGAGGAATACAAACCTAACAGTTGTGGCTATAGTACAGTAAGTGTTCAAGACACATTAAAACCACTGTAGAAATTAGGCACTTAGGAAGAAAATGCTAGGTTTCAATTTTCCTGTGCAGCTTTAATTCAGTCTGCATGTGCCTATCCATTATGATGTGGTGTCCAATTATATAACTCTGCTGTATATTTTCCACTTGACTACTATCTTATTCAGTATTCaatattcctttctctttcctgttatTATTGCTGTGTGTGAACCAATGTATTATTTACTCACAACTTGTCAAATTCTGTCTGAGGACAGAGTTATTCATTGCTTTGGCACGTGTTATGATACTTTCTAAGTGTTTCACAGATATTAATTAGTTCATTTTCACAACAATCCTTTAAGATGAGAGAATATTATTATTGCTTCCTTTCAGAAGCACgactgaggcacagaaaggtAAAGGTCAAAGTATCTATTGATTTTGGGTACCTAATATAAGACAGACAGGATTCTGCAATATTTAGCATCAAGTAGCATCCTAGACCACTTTTAATATTATCTGGAAGTACAGGTCTGAGTGCATAACAATGGTGCAGACCAGGTCTTGACATTCATTTTGgggtgttcagttttgggcccctcactacaagaaagacattgaggtgctggagcgcaTCCAAAGAAagacaatgaagctggtgaagggtctagagcacaagtcgtatgaggagtggctgagggaactgggggtgtttagtctggagaaaaggaggctgaggggagacattactgctctctacaactacctgaaaggaagatGTAGCCAGGtgagtgttggtctcttctcctgagtaacaagcaacaggacgagaggaaatggtctcaagttgtgccaggggaggtttagattggatattcagaaaaatttcGTCACCAAGGGTTGACAaccaaagggttgtcaagcattggaacaggctgcccagggaagcggttgagtcaccatccctggaggtatttgaaagatgagtagatgtggtgcttagggacgcggtttagtggtggacttggcagtgctaggttaacggtcagacttgatgatcttaaaggtcctttccaatcaaaatgattctatgattccagcTCAGACCTGCTGTGGCCCAACAAAGCATGGGCTAATGGAGCCAGGTATTTCTGCTAGCCTTTCTCCCCACATCTGGAGGTAATAACTGCAGGGAGTTGTATCTGGTAACACAAGGGATCAGTCCGGTCATTCTGTAAATGCAGGTAATTAACTCCATATTAGTTTGTACAAAAGGCATAGCTGACATGTAGCAGTCTCCTATGGCAGCCAATTTAAAGGCAGAAAGATACCCCTTAATGAGCTCACCCCATCTATGAGATGTGGACATTAAGGGTAACAAGCTGTTGAAGACAAGTGactgcagcagctgcattttGGAAGGCCCTAATGCCTATTGCATATTCAAATGGGGTTGAATTTTGCAAGTGGTAATGCACCTGATATGTAATTGGTGTGTAGCAAGCATCTTTTGTAACCGCATCACTTAGCTATCTAAGTGCTTACTTCATACTTGGATATGGATAAAAATAAGCctaaaatatgtgaaaataatgCTGGACATTTTAGACcaggaaatttaaaatattatcagaGTATGCAAAGTGACTTCAAAGACTAAATAAATTGAACATCTACTGAGAAGAAATATTAACTTTGAATTTTTACATAATCAGAGTGCAGAACTGCAGCACTTTTCCAGCTTGCGGAATAGTTCAGTGTCTTTTTATAGTATAGGCAGGATGCATTGTTGACTCTGGGAACAAGTAAAAtaagaagaggaggaaactgAATTTGATCTCTCAAACAGCAGAGTCCTCTTGTACTATTTCAGTACCTAACCTTAGAGGATGCTGCTTTTCTACGGTGCTAGACTAGGCCCAGGATTACAGAATTACCAGTTGTTTGTACGTTGGTCCCAAATCTCTGTTGCTATGCAGTCTGTGCACATTAGCCCTTCCAGAATGACAGTTCATACAAGAGTTCATTGCTATTGTTTGCTCACTGATTGCTAACAGCTCTCTATGGCTTCCTATACCCAGGAAGAATGAAGCATGGCTTGGTAACTGAGGCCCTAATTCTTGTTCCTGAGCAGAAAAGGGGCCTCTCTCCAAATTACACATATTCAGGTAGGAGAACTAGATCAAGAACAACGTGCAAACTGTATCAAAGCGGACCCTTGGCTCCCAGGGAGGAACTAGAAAGCATCCCCTCCTCAGTTGGGTCATGTGTTAACCCTAAAATGTTGtacataaaaaatataaaactattgccaaaaagaaaatctaacattgtaccagtggaaaaaaatgccatagGCTGTAAACCACTGGTATGTGACTTAATAGTCTGCCATTGTTCTTAATCCTgttattgttttctttgctatttgTTTCCACAGCTAAATTCCAGCAGTGACAGAAAATGGGTAACAGTGAGACAGAGTAGAGTCCATCTGAAACTATCTAGTGGTTCTTTCTCTCCCAGATTGTTGCTAGAATAAGGTTTAATCCTGCAACCTTTACTTCTCCAGTATCCCCACTGAATGCTATGGGAACAGCAATGCGAGTAGGGAGCTGGTGAACTGGACAGACAATCACTCGTTATTCAACATCCAGTTGCCTTCGGCTACTATCACTCAGTATTTTTAGCTGAGTTGAGAGCTTGTTTGTACACTAGTAATCAAACTTCCTCTGTTTTAGAACATTTCTCTCaattaattttgtctttcaCTCATTCTCCTCTTCTAACTTTATCCATCCGTCGGTCATTCTCTGTATAACCGAATATATTTTGAATTGATACAAAAATGCCAACAGTGCTAACTCCTTTCACTGTGTGTCAAATCTCCCTCTGTGGTTTGTGGTTCTGCTTATGGTTAACTCTTCTGAATGATCTTCCTGTGGCTTTGTTCATCCCTATCATGAAGAATCCCCACCTCACTTTATAAATAACAGAGACCATACTCTTTTGCCATCTGTAAGTAGGTTTGACCGGCCCCAAAGAATGCTACAATTTATATTCTAACACACTTAAAAATGCCCAGTAAAGAtctgaattatattttaaaacttctctcCAAGAATAGGTAATCACTTAGAAGTCCAGTATTACAAATATGGCTACAGAACTCTCCTATTAGCCTGCACAGACCTAATTTACCTACTCGAAACAGCAAAGATTAATATGGAAAAAAGAGCTTctactgtgaaaataaaacagtttctATAACTTGGGAGTTAAATCTGCCTTTATAAACATTATTACTCTCTCACGATCTCACGacaagtattttatttgttgCACAACATGCtatttaaacataaatattaGCATAATAAAGTCTAATTAAGGATCTTCTGGCCTTCAGTGGAACAATACACAAGCAATAGATTTCGCACAGCAATTCTGCTGtatattattataaaaatagCTGTATTGATAAATATTTGTTGGGAGGAAAGTATTGTAGTAATGGAAAGAAAGTGCTACCTTACCTACTAACCAGGTATCTGGTCATATGTTATGAATGCTTACATGTACAGAGATCATTGCTTAGAGGGTATGATAAAGACTGAGTCAGATTCTGCCAGTATGTTATGTGATACGATtacatttttaagaagaaaaacaagtctcccattattttttcccaacCTGTATGGCATGGAGTCTTTGCATATAGGTAAGTGTACAAAGCAGGccagaaaacatgttttcagatttttcaaagaCTAACATGTATGAACAGAAGCTCAAATAAGAGAAATAAGTTTTAAACTTCAGGCTTAACACTTCATTGAAGCGCTCACTACTCATGTCTGTGGAAGATCATGACTGTCCAAGTCTTGTAAATTGAGATTTACAGTAAACTTAATCTgtgatctgaaagaaaaatctggcCAAGTGCTGTCTTCTGAGCTGAATGCATACTATGAAAGAACATGCAATTTCAGAACTAGTACGGATGATAATATCAAAATTAAGGATGTAAGCTCTGCACTGATATACACTATGTGATGTGCAACTCCAATGAAGACAAAAGGTTTATGTCATTTATATGTAAGAATTTGGTCCTCAGATTTAACTGaaaactctatctacaaaaaaagatttctaaCATCAGATTTTACAACCTCTGCAGCCTTCCTGGCATCACCAAAGTCAGGAAATTAAGACAATACGAGAATATTGTTCTAACTCCAACACTGAAGGAAATAACAATTCTGACATAGGAGACAGATTTTCGTTGGCTTTCTCCATGTGGACAGGCAAGAGGAGGCAGTATTTTTGCCAATGAATTATTGGCTTTGCTTCTAAGACTGGAAACCTGAGGAAGAGGCTGACTTTGTGATACAAATAGGTGGCCCATAGAATGGAGACATGGCTACCAATGAATTTCGCATTATCCACTAAGTCAGCATATGAAGACAGTATGAATCCCCTATCAGTCACTCTAAACTTGAGATTTTGGGGCAAGCTTTCCACTCTCAATACTGACCCACCCAGTatccagctgctcctcatcgGTTACAGATGCTCATCATAGAAGTTAAATCCCAAGCTATGTTGACATTGAACAGCACATTTATGTCACTCCAGAAAGGATTTGTTCACCAACCATAGCAAACTCTTCCTGTAAATCCTTCAAAAATCACAGCAGTTGCTCTTTAAGGACTTTCTGGATGAGGTACTTCTACCCTGGAATTTCTAGCTGACGACCTTCTAGATCAACATGTTGAATCTCAGCCTCAACGAATTTTGGGTTGAGTGATCAGGGAACCTTTGCTTGGCCCTAGGTAACTAATCCACCTTTGTCATGTATGGTGGTGGGTGAGTTTTATGTTATTTGGAAAAATTTTTATGGATTCATGATGTTAAAGAAGAATCTCATTGATCCCACTTGTGCCTACAAGACACAGTCACAAAGGATGCAGgatgcagcagcacaggatgCTTTAAATTAGTGGCTTCATTTAGCATCCAGTGCCAAAGTTGTAGATTTTAGCTAAAGCCACAAGCCACCTTCATATCAAGGGCCATTCAGCTGACATCTTATTGCTAGTAAATACTCAGAAAGTATTGCCCACAGCTCTAAGATTTCCTAAATACATGGAACTATGTATTCTGTAATGTAGTTTTGACTCTTATCACTCATGtcgtaataaaatattttaatggtaaCTGAGCAACAAAATGTGTTCAGTTATATCTTTAGTATACCAACACTTCAACATAGTGAAAATTTTAAATCTCAAAATTCGTTTAGTAAGTTCAATTATTTTCTGGCAAGTAATTATTTTGACAGACATATCCAGAGCATCAGTAGACCATAGGTCTTCATGTTATTCCATCTATTTAACTTCAGTCTTACCTTTGTTCTTAggaaaaaactaaacaaaatgaCATCATGGGGGGGTTGTGCTAATTACAGGTTAGCATGTTTTATGTGTAATTTAGGTCCTAGGTATTCCAGCCCTTACCCCTAGAAGCCTTAGGGAgtacttaattttaaacagcagaaatattcCTACTCCCAGAACTCCATAGGTGAGTTTTTCAGTACTTCTATTACTTTTACTAAAGTGGTCAACCTCAAAACATGCAAACCTGACGGTCTGATCCATGGAATAAATGTTTTGCATCCTAAATAAGCAAGTGAGCACTTGCTATGAAGTTTAAACAGATCCAAAATAAATACACCAGTCTTACTGTACTCAACTGCCTTGAGTTATTCCTATCAAGTCTCAAGTCAAGACCagtgaggcagaggaggaggaaacctGAAAACTGGCATTCTTCTTGGAACACTAGTTAATTTGTAACTGGTGAACAATAAGACTGTTTTGTACATCAAGAGTGCATTAGATCCCGCCTTTCAGTGGCAAAACAGAGCTTCCAAGCCCTTAGGCACATTATTCTCTTTTAATTATCCATTTCCTCTCTACTGTTCTGTGTGCAAGAAGTGAACAGATTATCATCACTCTAAATAAAATACTATAGTTTGCTTTCTATAGGAGTTCCACGAGAATTTTTGAGGCACAGATGCATTGCCTATaacagacacaaaaatatttagaaaacaagCCATGTGAATAACAAAGCGAATACTTGTAAAGAGTTCCATGATATCACTTTAGAGTAACTTTTATAGTAACttggaattttaaaatcattattatactagttgtatttttattccttcactGTTCTGTAAAGATGTTGTTCCAACAGTGGCCCCTGTGGTCCTGTCATCCCTCATCCTCATCCTTCATCTGCTCTTCTATCATCTCAACATGTCAAAAAAAACGCTTGTAATGGTGGATATAACATGTCAAAATGGTAGTCCTTTCCATGCTTACTTATATCTCTTACATAGCTTCCTAACAAATGAGCAAACACTTGATTCCTAGTGCAAAAGCTGAGATTAGTTTTCCACTTCTTAAGAGGCTCCTAAAATTAGGAGGTCGAGTTTACAGTTACAAGTGAGCATCAGTGCCCTGGAGAGATTTTCCAAGAGGCTGGGCAGATCCAGCCTTTTCCAGGTTTTGAAGGACATGACCCCCAGGCTGAAGTCTTCCTTTGGTTAAGCTGGCTATGTAACCACACAGCCTTTACAGCTTGCAAGAAGTTTTATAACAGCATGAAGTCTTGCTGCAGAAAGAGTTATGTTGTGATTCACTGACCAATATAAATACCATGTGATCGGAATGAgacattaataaaaaagaatccCTCAATATTTCCTGAAAGCAGAACACTTGGTATCTGCTGACTGGACACTTGCAGTAGTTGTGATTACATTTTTGATTCCTTCAGAGCTTACACATATGCAGATCTAACAATCCAGCTAATGGGACAACTCATAGCTCTAAGAAGTAATGGACTCAAAGTGACACAAGCAGGAGACAGTAATTTTCTCACTCTACAAAAATACACCTTCCATTCTcacttacattttattttactatctAACTCTTTGGTATCACCGCAAAGCTTAAGCTCCCATATTGTGTATAGCAGAGCCAGCACCAGTAAAACTGACCAAGTCCTACTCTTCCTTACGTTTCTTATGTATTACCAAGTCTGAAATGATGGTATCTCTTTTGAATGACATGTGAAGTAGATCATGAGTGGCATCCTTGGGTACTTAGGTAAAAGTAATTGCAGTGCTCTGCCTAAATTCGTCTGGATAATTACATGGCTCTCATTTGAATTTAACCTGTTAGCTTTTGCTAGAAGAGTTCTTGTTCACTTCATCCTGccatccttttcattttttcccccctttcagCAGTTACTGTATTTCAATGGTAGTTGAAATACATACTTCTCTTCGGGAAATCAAGCATGCAGAGAATTGCTACAAGGCAatctattattttaaagttgtgtCAAGCAGGATGCACCTTATTTCTTTAAGACGTGCATCAAAAATGTGTTATTCTCACGAGTTCATGCACcttgcatttttgcagtttgCAGTAGAGCCTCACAGCCTCACCAGGAtgcttgctttttgtgttttctatgAGTTCAACACGAATCAAATATTtattcccctctccctccaaaATACTGAGGAAGAAGCTTGTGTTAGCGTGAAAATAGGCTGTTGTAAGTTAAACTCCCGCGGTTTGCTGCCTTTGGTTTGTCTTTCCACGCAGGTGTTCCGCAGGCCGATGACGGTGCCCGGTGCCCGGGTGCCGCCGGCAGCCGCGGTTCTCCGTTCGCAGCTATGTTCCGGTCCGACCACAAGATGTCGCTGTGGCCCGCTTACACCGGCACCGCGATTCTCCGAGCCAACTCCTGCAACTCGCTCGCGGATCCTGTCCCCCCTCTTCAAAAATCCCCCGACGATATTGAGAGCATAACTACGTGCGATCAGAGAAAGAGAGCATGGACTGACAAGTGCGAGCCCGCGGTAACTGATTGCCTGGCTCCAGCTTTGCAAAGAGCAGCTCCACAATACTTCCCACGCCCATCGGTGGTTTCCCACCCGCTGTGCAGCACGTGGCGAGGCCTTCGTGTGCACAgaaaaacagggagagaaaatcCAAGGCACGGAGCTGGCAATGAAGGACATCGATCCTGCTCCTGCTGGATCTGCTCTGAAGGTTTAAAATTACCTTGGTTATCAATTGTGCTGACCTTGGTTATCAAAGGGAcctcgacaggttggatcgatgggccaatgccagctgtatgaggttcaacaaggccaagtgttgggtcctgcacttggggcacaacaaccccacgcaacgctacaggcttggggaagagtggctggaaagctgcctggcagaaaaggacctgggggtgttggttgacagccagctgaatacgagccagcagtgtgcccaggtggccaagaaggccaaaagcatcctggcttgtatcagaaatagtgtggccagcaggactagggaagtggtcatccccctgtactcagcactggtgaggccatacCTTAAATcctatgttcagttttgggcccctcagtacaagaaagacattgaggtgctggagcgagtccaaagaagggcaacgaagctggtgaagggtctagagcacaagtctgatgaggattggctgagggaactgggttgtttagtctggagaacaggaggctgaggggagaccttatcgctctctacaatgacttgaaaggaggttgtagcaaggtgggtgtcggtctcttttcCCGAGTAgcaagcgataggacaagaggaaacggcctcaagttgccccaggggaggtttagactggatagcaggaaaaatttcttcactggaacaggcttctcaggcaagtggtggagtcaccttccctggaggtatttaaaagacaagtagatgtggtgctggacatggtttagtgatggacttggggcagtgctaggttaatggttggactcgatgatcttaaaagtcctttccaaccaaaattattctatgattctaattgtttttaaaatgcattgctCAACTGAAGCGTGCTACAGATATTTGAAGGGTATAGCAGCATAAGCATCAGAAGTTCCTCAGAATTACAGCACCACGTCCATATTTAAATTTGAAAGCCcaaaaatatatcttaaaatGCTGTGGTGTTTGCATTTcaaaggtgttttctttttccagttgaCATATTCTCCATGTTAGCAGCAAAGAGATAAGAAAGATGGTGCTAATTCCTGAGCCCTTAGGTGGcaagcagagggaagagggggcTGGACTGAGGAGAGAGTAGGATGGGAGGGCAGAAAGAGGATATATGACTTCAGTACCAAAATCTTTCCAGTTCTTTGTCCTACAGAGTAGAAAGGGATCCTATAAACTTCTGTAGAGCTTTGCACATGACATGAATTTAAAGGGTATTCAATGCATCTTTTGTCATAATTAGACCTGACAGATAGTTCCAAGTATGCTTAACATAGACATTTGAAAGACTAACACAACTGTTTCTGGGAATAGATATAGCTGTCTCACAGTGAGCTGCACTGAGGTGgtggtttctgttttcatttaaagtgtAAGTATAGGCAAGTTTACCTCTTTCCAGAGaagatggaaataattaaaataaaataaaaaataaatgaatgtggTATTCCTGCACAGTACATTTATTAATGAAGTGCaaatttgaagtaaaataaGTCAGGCTATCATCACAGAATTCAGTAGGGACAGCAATGACTTTCAGCAATCTCTAATAGCATAGTATCACAACCAACCAGGCATGCTGCTTCACTTCAGGGTTAAACTTTCCTCATCAAGTGAATCATTGgctagcaaaacagaaaatagctgCTGAATAGATAATGGGCAACGCTCCAGGTTATTTTTATCACTATTTTAGCAAGCCATACATtcagaattacatttttaaattatttctggagGACAGTTTGACAGGAGAAGAGTCAATAGTTCAATAAAGTAGCATAACGCTCCTTTCCCACAATACTCAATTAAATGGTTGGACATCAATGTAAGTTATCTTGAACCTTTGATCTACCTTCGAAAATTTCCTTACCTTGCAATGCATCCTTCATGAGTCTAAATTAAAGTAGCAACCTTAGAGCTTTATAGATATGTCTAGTAATCCTGGTCTGCTATCGACTCAATACAGAAGTTTCTGATAGCTATCAAAATTCAAATGCCTCTTTATTTGGGAGTCCATTAGCAACCAAAGATCCCGTATAAACTGACTTGCCATTTTCATGGTAATGGAAGATATAAGGACAAGAGAGCGACAGAGCTCTGAACAACAATAGCTAAACAAGAAGGAATAAAAGTATCTCGTTTGATTATTTCTAGCCTAGTGCAACTGAGGGGAATAAACAGTTTTGACCATCAGTTGCCATAGTGCATTCTGCTTTACATTGCCAAGCCCAGCTAGAGAGATCTTCTAGCAAACATACTAAAACTTGgaaatgtttttcccttttcactgCACTTTCCTCTTACGTCTTGTTAACCAAACTATTAATGCTTGTAGGCATTATTTGCCCTGAGATTGTGAGGAGCAAGAAGATTACACCACAGAGAGCCTTTGAGGTCATCAGTCCTGCTCCCCAGACATATGCAGTAGACGGGATCATAGATTCAAGCTGTTAAGCCCCAGATGATGAAGGTTATGGGACAATGTGGGAGCATTAAGGATTTTGAGTTGTCTTTACTATtctgctggggaaaaataacTCTGCCCTCTCCTGGACGCTGTGAAACATGACCTTTCGCTGTAGTTCTCCCTGCACTCTTGAGTCTGACTCCCCGACATGCTGGAGAaagctctgctgtgtttgtagGTCACTAAGATTGCAGACCCAGCCCTTCAGGCACCCCTTCTTTGGGCAGGGGTAGTTATGGTTCCCTCCTCCCACCAATAACATGGTTAACCATGCCTGTATTTCACTTATGCACAACTTCTGCAACAATATCTATGCACTTGATAATTTTGTAGTTTACCTAATCTGAAATCTGCTCCATTTCTACTGTCAAGCTAATTAAATCCTTTCCCTCGGTAACTTTGTATTTCAGTtagaagaaatgcagaatttgTATCTATTGCCATGTATCCCTTGGAAAAACAGAATCATTAAACTTCCATTTAAATCAAAGAATCTTTCACATTATTTATCTGCTCATTATTCATAATGACAAACAGCACAATATTGCAATAATCGGGGGTGCgttaaaattctgcttttactaCTCATGCCTGAAAGCTGTGCACATGTTGAAGCCACTCAAGACCCCAGCACTATAAATAGTGCTCCATTGTTAGTGGATAAAAGATGAAACAAGTCTCCCAGCACTGGAGCACAGCACACCCTATTAAATGTTAAGCTCTGCCTGTGCTAAAAGTGAAAGGCGACATCAACCAACAAACCAGTCTGCGGGTAAGGCATACGGCTGGGAAGAGTTTGCTCTGACTCTGCAGCTTCCCCAACACGACACAGGAGCGGCAGCTTGTCGTCCTGCCTCAGCTATGGCAGAAGGTGTTATAAGACACTGGGTGGAAACTCCCATACGCTACCAAGAGCAGTTTGCTGTCCAAGAGCTGGAAGCATACAAACTGGACCACTCTCTATACGCTTTGCCGGGACCGTCTACGGCTGCACTGGGCAACAGAAGGTGTATCGCGGAAAGTGCAGCTGGGGCCGGGAAGAGcggccaggaggaggaaaacacagGCTTCCAGGTCTTGCTGGACGTTGTGCAATTCCGTCCCGAAGATATCATTATTCAGACTTTTGAAGGCTGGCTTCTGATCAAAGCTCAGCACGGACCCAGGATGGACGAGCACGGTTTCGTATCCAGAAGCTTCACCAGACAATACAAATTACCTGATGGAGTGGAGAACAAAGACTTGTCTGCACTTTTCTGCCATGATGGCATTTTGGTTGTTGAAATGAAGAACTCGGTGGGAAAGAATTAGAGTCTTGTCCATAGTTTATTGGTGAGATAAAATCATTCTTAATATAACAAAATAACATCCTTCGAGCAACGCTGTAGAGTGTACTAAGCATGTGGCTGTATTTATattacagcaaa
This window encodes:
- the HSPB3 gene encoding heat shock protein beta-3; translation: MLSSACAKSERRHQPTNQSAGKAYGWEEFALTLQLPQHDTGAAACRPASAMAEGVIRHWVETPIRYQEQFAVQELEAYKLDHSLYALPGPSTAALGNRRCIAESAAGAGKSGQEEENTGFQVLLDVVQFRPEDIIIQTFEGWLLIKAQHGPRMDEHGFVSRSFTRQYKLPDGVENKDLSALFCHDGILVVEMKNSVGKN